A window of Verrucomicrobiota bacterium contains these coding sequences:
- a CDS encoding M24 family metallopeptidase yields the protein MVKSKKHRIVADCNYADTEQDPDQKWLAGFFVPDRFLSLKIGRKKIGIFSELEINRAKNESQLTDVLSMVAVERSAKEWLGKSAATVVDQITWLANVYHIDLFRVPQNFPVWISEGLHRHNFDFQVIEGALFPKRLEKSALEAELIREGNRCSAAGFRVVKKILQASQIRNGFIYFEGKKLTSERLREEIEFVCLRMGGVALHTIVAGGDQACDPHCGGSGSLKANELIIVDIFPRMKKHGYFGDMTRTFLKGKASDAQRKLVKTVRAAHKLGISMIKGGIQGNKVHEAINKLFRDAGFKTERVNGVPTGFFHGTGHGLGLELHEPLRIGANKLTLKPGFVLTIEPGLYYPGLGGCRIEDVVWLTKTGCEMLSRAPYQWEFA from the coding sequence ATGGTAAAAAGCAAAAAACACCGAATTGTTGCCGATTGTAATTATGCAGACACTGAGCAAGATCCAGATCAAAAATGGCTTGCTGGTTTCTTCGTCCCTGATCGTTTTCTGAGTTTGAAAATCGGTCGAAAAAAAATCGGCATATTTAGTGAGCTTGAAATAAACCGTGCCAAAAATGAATCTCAGTTAACCGACGTATTATCGATGGTGGCTGTTGAGCGTTCGGCTAAAGAGTGGCTTGGTAAAAGTGCAGCAACGGTTGTTGATCAAATTACCTGGCTAGCCAATGTTTACCACATCGATCTATTCCGAGTCCCGCAGAATTTTCCTGTTTGGATTTCTGAGGGATTGCATCGACATAATTTTGATTTCCAAGTGATTGAAGGTGCTCTGTTTCCTAAACGACTTGAAAAGTCAGCCCTTGAAGCTGAATTGATTCGAGAAGGAAACCGTTGCTCTGCTGCTGGGTTCAGGGTGGTTAAGAAAATTCTTCAAGCTTCCCAGATCCGCAATGGCTTTATTTATTTCGAAGGCAAAAAACTTACCAGCGAACGTTTACGTGAAGAAATCGAATTCGTCTGTTTGCGAATGGGGGGCGTTGCATTACACACTATTGTTGCGGGAGGAGACCAAGCTTGTGATCCTCACTGTGGAGGTTCTGGTTCTCTCAAGGCGAATGAACTAATCATTGTGGACATCTTTCCCCGAATGAAGAAACACGGTTATTTTGGTGATATGACCAGGACCTTCCTGAAAGGGAAGGCATCCGATGCCCAAAGAAAGTTGGTTAAGACGGTTCGTGCCGCACATAAGCTTGGGATCTCGATGATAAAAGGAGGCATCCAGGGCAATAAAGTTCATGAAGCTATAAACAAACTATTCAGAGATGCAGGTTTTAAAACAGAGCGGGTAAATGGAGTTCCGACTGGGTTCTTCCACGGTACCGGACATGGTCTTGGCTTGGAGCTTCACGAACCCTTACGTATAGGAGCCAATAAACTTACGTTGAAACCGGGATTTGTTTTAACAATTGAGCCAGGTTTGTATTATCCAGGCTTGGGTGGATGTCGGATTGAGGATGTGGTTTGGCTTACAAAAACTGGGTGTGAAATGCTTTCCAGGGCTCCATATCAGTGGGAGTTCGCCTAG
- a CDS encoding DUF192 domain-containing protein, whose product MSRYLEFIRTHSGLSFLVLSVFTFLLSGCSDEAKAEPAPVNQWFEIQLGDKTIEVQIVYKQAEMAKGLMNRTSMGENRGMIFFYDPPKQMSFWMRNTKIALDIAFFTSDGVLREVYPMYPMDETSVKSRRDDLLIALEMNQGWFAKNGIKPGDSFNSEKLKNALLKRGIQKSKITF is encoded by the coding sequence ATGTCTAGATATTTAGAATTCATCAGGACTCATTCAGGTCTAAGTTTCCTTGTCCTTTCAGTCTTCACCTTTCTTCTGAGCGGATGTAGTGACGAAGCAAAAGCAGAGCCCGCCCCAGTCAACCAATGGTTTGAAATACAACTGGGAGACAAAACGATAGAAGTTCAAATTGTTTACAAACAGGCCGAAATGGCGAAGGGCCTCATGAACCGAACTTCTATGGGCGAAAATCGGGGTATGATTTTCTTCTACGATCCGCCCAAACAGATGAGTTTCTGGATGCGGAATACGAAGATAGCCCTCGATATAGCTTTCTTCACCTCCGATGGAGTTTTAAGAGAAGTGTATCCTATGTATCCCATGGATGAAACCAGCGTGAAGTCCCGCAGGGACGATCTACTCATTGCCCTTGAAATGAACCAAGGATGGTTTGCAAAAAATGGGATTAAACCAGGAGATTCCTTTAATTCAGAGAAACTCAAGAATGCACTCCTCAAACGAGGTATCCAAAAAAGTAAGATAACTTTTTGA